One Candidatus Aquicultor sp. DNA segment encodes these proteins:
- a CDS encoding polysaccharide deacetylase family protein, whose amino-acid sequence MGMRKPIQLATSAIVLSLIGIFAIAILRSPEFWEWFRDADALNLLIGGIFLLIPIVAAMVSYYEYHGIGCQDGIMRRGPHENVIAITFDDGPNPIYTPKILDVLKEKGVKATFFVVGCHVKKYPEVAKRIVDEGHDIGNHTYTHKDMVPSTRRMVLAQTRKTNHIIEQVTGANTKLFRPPRGIYSTAVRKVIVDEEGYNLILWTVSSVDWRGLSPQRILRRITRFARPGAILLFHDSGALVRREGASRENTVESLGLVIDHLHARGFEIIPISEMLRRLEEQEMETSGILTQA is encoded by the coding sequence ATGGGAATGAGAAAACCGATTCAGCTTGCCACCAGCGCAATAGTTCTCTCGCTCATCGGGATATTCGCAATAGCTATCCTGCGCTCACCGGAATTTTGGGAGTGGTTTCGAGATGCCGATGCATTAAATCTTCTTATTGGCGGTATCTTTCTGCTCATACCAATAGTTGCAGCAATGGTAAGCTATTACGAATACCACGGGATCGGGTGTCAGGATGGCATTATGCGGCGCGGTCCGCATGAAAACGTCATCGCAATTACCTTTGATGACGGACCGAACCCCATATATACGCCGAAGATTTTGGATGTCTTAAAAGAAAAAGGCGTCAAGGCCACATTTTTTGTAGTCGGATGCCACGTTAAGAAGTACCCTGAGGTCGCCAAACGTATTGTCGATGAAGGGCACGACATCGGCAATCATACATACACCCATAAAGACATGGTGCCTTCAACGCGCCGCATGGTGCTCGCACAAACACGGAAGACAAATCATATTATCGAGCAGGTAACGGGCGCTAATACCAAACTGTTCCGTCCGCCGCGGGGGATTTATAGTACCGCAGTTCGCAAGGTAATTGTCGACGAGGAAGGCTACAACCTGATTCTGTGGACAGTAAGCAGTGTTGATTGGCGAGGCTTGAGTCCACAGCGGATTCTGCGACGAATCACCCGTTTTGCGCGGCCCGGCGCTATTTTGCTCTTTCACGATAGCGGTGCGCTTGTTCGTCGCGAAGGGGCCAGCCGTGAGAATACGGTTGAATCTCTTGGCCTAGTAATCGATCATTTGCATGCAAGAGGATTTGAGATTATCCCGATCTCTGAAATGTTACGCCGTCTCGAAGAGCAAGAGATGGAGACAAGCGGAATTCTTACGCAAGCGTAA
- a CDS encoding DedA family protein: MSLLDLIANTVVFVIKEFGYPAVFIAMFLESACIPIPSEVVMPFSGFASSQGVLSFWPVVAIGVLGQTCGSTITYFIGKSGGRRLLEKYGKYVLIATKDIKKADGWFDRYGEATVLFTRMMPVVRTFISLPAGISRMGFSKFLAYSVIGIIPWTLMLTYVGVKMGQNWERIRNVFHGFDYAIVAVFAVLVAVYVWNHIKHAQEAPQEQE; encoded by the coding sequence ATGTCACTACTAGACCTAATAGCCAACACCGTCGTGTTTGTCATTAAAGAATTCGGGTATCCTGCGGTTTTTATAGCGATGTTTTTGGAAAGCGCTTGTATCCCCATCCCGTCCGAGGTAGTGATGCCGTTCAGTGGTTTTGCGTCATCGCAGGGGGTGCTGTCGTTTTGGCCTGTGGTAGCCATAGGCGTCTTAGGGCAAACATGCGGCTCGACTATCACTTACTTTATTGGCAAAAGCGGTGGTAGAAGGCTGCTCGAGAAGTACGGTAAATATGTGCTTATAGCCACCAAAGATATTAAAAAAGCAGACGGCTGGTTTGATCGCTACGGCGAAGCCACTGTTCTCTTTACGAGAATGATGCCGGTTGTTCGCACGTTTATCTCGCTACCGGCCGGTATATCGAGAATGGGTTTTAGTAAGTTTCTCGCGTACTCCGTCATCGGCATCATCCCTTGGACTCTCATGCTGACATATGTCGGTGTCAAGATGGGACAGAACTGGGAACGGATTCGAAATGTCTTCCACGGCTTTGATTATGCGATCGTTGCCGTGTTTGCCGTTTTAGTTGCTGTGTATGTGTGGAACCACATTAAGCACGCACAAGAAGCGCCGCAGGAGCAAGAGTAG
- a CDS encoding glycerate kinase, with product MKIVIAPDKFKGTLDATSVAHALAAGIASVIPHADILTAPMADGGEGTVDALLAVVGGVRHNVVVTGPLGEPVKAGFAVLSDSSAAIEMAQASGLVLVPPDKRDPLITTTYGTGELIDMALDTGTKRIVIGIGGSATVDAGVGCAQALGVKLLKADGSPIGFGGGELIKISAIDVSALDPRVWGTEFLVAVDVDNPLYGPLGAAHAFAPQKGADAQTVFALEQGAIHFAHIVKRDLDIDVSELPGGGAAGGLGASLVALLGARLVPGAQLIGESLKLTEKVEEAALVITGEGQLDGQSAHGKAPAYVVQLAREAGVPVAVVVGRLGSGYEVFQRNGPVRIVALADIAPSLDAAMHDPARYLEQAGKELAAALLA from the coding sequence ATGAAAATCGTTATCGCTCCAGATAAGTTTAAAGGGACACTCGACGCAACATCGGTTGCGCATGCTCTTGCGGCCGGCATAGCAAGCGTCATACCGCACGCCGACATCCTCACTGCCCCGATGGCCGATGGTGGCGAGGGCACCGTTGATGCGCTGCTTGCCGTGGTTGGTGGCGTGCGCCACAATGTGGTTGTAACCGGTCCGTTAGGTGAGCCCGTTAAAGCCGGCTTTGCCGTGTTGTCCGATTCCAGTGCGGCAATCGAGATGGCGCAAGCATCCGGGCTTGTCCTCGTGCCGCCGGATAAACGCGATCCCCTCATAACTACCACCTACGGAACCGGCGAACTTATCGATATGGCACTTGATACGGGCACGAAGCGTATCGTTATCGGTATCGGGGGAAGCGCAACTGTGGATGCCGGTGTGGGGTGCGCCCAAGCGCTCGGCGTCAAACTGTTAAAGGCGGACGGAAGCCCGATCGGCTTCGGCGGCGGCGAACTCATAAAAATCAGCGCTATCGATGTAAGTGCTCTCGACCCACGGGTGTGGGGCACCGAGTTTCTCGTGGCGGTTGATGTTGACAATCCGCTGTACGGCCCGCTCGGTGCCGCGCACGCGTTTGCGCCCCAGAAGGGAGCAGATGCCCAAACCGTCTTTGCGCTCGAGCAGGGGGCAATTCACTTTGCGCATATAGTAAAGCGCGATCTTGATATCGACGTTTCTGAGCTACCTGGTGGAGGAGCCGCCGGCGGTCTCGGCGCCAGCTTGGTTGCATTGCTCGGCGCACGCCTGGTGCCGGGCGCGCAACTCATCGGCGAGTCGCTGAAATTGACGGAGAAAGTCGAGGAAGCTGCACTTGTTATAACCGGAGAAGGTCAGCTCGACGGGCAAAGCGCACACGGCAAAGCGCCGGCCTATGTGGTGCAGCTCGCCCGGGAAGCAGGGGTGCCGGTCGCCGTTGTTGTGGGAAGACTTGGGTCGGGCTACGAGGTGTTCCAACGAAACGGCCCGGTTAGAATCGTTGCCCTAGCAGATATCGCTCCTTCGCTTGACGCCGCCATGCACGACCCGGCACGCTATCTCGAGCAAGCCGGCAAAGAACTCGCGGCAGCGCTGCTCGCCTAA
- a CDS encoding cation-translocating P-type ATPase — MAQPAWHTKAVDEIIAELRTDITSGLPEDEAWRLEACGPNALPEKARPTALALFLSQFNDFIIWVLVAAALVSGLLLRELTDTLAIVAILLLNAVLGFTQEYRAEQALDALKKLTAPQARVVRGGVEERLPARDLVPGDIILIEGGDIVPADARLVSAGALLVGEAALTGESETAAKTATTISDPNIPIGDRDNMVYLGTIVSAGHGRAVVVATGLATEMGRIAELIQGGAERTPLQTELNSVGRGIAVIVIAVAAIVFVTGLLRGFSPVFMFLASVSLAVAAIPEGLPAIVTVTLALSVQAMAQHNAIVRRLSAVETLGATTVICTDKTGTLTQNRMTVERIYVGGHMSSLADGHITGEAATSADDITKLLTIATLCNDAHRIGDGKLTGDPTETALISFADALGQRKELLEIEHPRVGEIPFDSERKRMTTINRDTNGFLVLTKGAPEVVLSRCEYQLVNGHVQQLSAKARSHIIETTSTLSSEGYRNLALAYKTIDAKPRAAIEATDKVERDLVFAGLISMADPPRPEVATAIKTTQTAGMHVVMVTGDHKLTARAIAERIGLLDNKYVLTGAELGAMDVSALAATIENIAVLSRVNPEDKVKIVQAFKQRGDIVAMTGDGVNDAPAVKKADVGIAMGKVGTDVTKEASDVILADDNFATIVAAVRQGRLTYDNLKKFILFLLSCNASEVFTVFIALMIGLPVPLLPVQILLTNLITDGFPALALGVEPPAGDLMRRQPRRIGEGILSRPRLVRVIWQGFVLTIGILGAFVGALIVEGTPLFSGGGIVQTSSLSTAQTVAFTTMVAIQLLHSLNYRTAATTLFSREVFLNRYLLIAIAGSFALQLVIIYVPFLQSLFNTRPLGVNEWLVVLAAILPAMIIIDVTKTRNSVGRF; from the coding sequence ATGGCGCAACCGGCATGGCACACCAAAGCCGTGGACGAGATTATTGCTGAGCTTAGAACGGATATCACAAGCGGTCTCCCGGAAGATGAAGCGTGGCGGCTGGAAGCATGCGGACCGAATGCGTTGCCGGAGAAAGCGCGGCCGACGGCGCTCGCCCTGTTTTTAAGCCAATTTAACGATTTCATTATATGGGTGCTTGTGGCGGCGGCATTGGTATCCGGTTTATTACTGCGCGAACTTACAGATACGCTGGCCATTGTGGCGATACTGCTCCTTAACGCCGTCCTTGGATTTACGCAGGAATATCGTGCCGAACAGGCACTGGATGCGCTCAAAAAACTCACGGCACCGCAAGCAAGGGTTGTGCGTGGCGGCGTCGAGGAACGGCTACCGGCTCGCGACCTTGTGCCCGGTGATATCATCCTCATAGAAGGCGGTGACATCGTACCGGCGGATGCGAGACTGGTATCTGCGGGCGCGCTCTTGGTCGGTGAGGCGGCGCTTACGGGTGAATCGGAAACGGCGGCAAAGACCGCAACAACCATCAGTGACCCAAATATTCCGATTGGCGATCGCGACAATATGGTGTATTTAGGAACAATCGTTTCCGCCGGGCATGGCCGGGCGGTAGTTGTTGCAACCGGATTAGCGACTGAAATGGGCAGGATAGCCGAGCTTATCCAGGGAGGGGCGGAGAGGACCCCCTTGCAAACCGAGCTTAACTCGGTTGGACGGGGAATTGCGGTCATCGTTATCGCTGTTGCCGCTATTGTTTTTGTGACCGGCCTTCTCCGGGGATTTAGTCCGGTTTTTATGTTTCTGGCTTCTGTGAGCTTGGCTGTTGCCGCAATCCCTGAAGGACTTCCTGCAATTGTCACCGTGACGTTAGCGCTGAGTGTTCAGGCTATGGCGCAACACAATGCAATCGTGCGCCGCCTCAGCGCAGTAGAAACACTCGGCGCAACCACGGTTATCTGCACAGATAAAACAGGCACGTTAACCCAAAACCGGATGACGGTCGAGCGTATTTATGTAGGCGGGCACATGTCCTCTCTCGCAGACGGACATATTACCGGCGAGGCCGCGACATCTGCTGATGATATCACTAAGTTGCTGACAATTGCTACGCTCTGTAATGATGCGCACAGAATCGGCGATGGGAAGCTTACCGGTGACCCGACAGAAACCGCGCTTATATCGTTTGCGGATGCCTTAGGGCAGAGAAAAGAACTCCTCGAAATCGAGCATCCACGTGTAGGCGAGATTCCGTTCGACTCGGAGAGAAAACGGATGACAACGATAAACCGGGATACTAACGGCTTCCTGGTGCTTACAAAAGGCGCCCCGGAGGTTGTACTTTCGCGATGCGAATACCAGCTCGTCAACGGGCATGTGCAACAGCTTTCAGCGAAAGCGCGGTCGCACATTATTGAGACCACTAGCACGCTCTCATCCGAAGGGTATCGCAATTTGGCGCTTGCCTATAAAACAATAGATGCGAAGCCTCGGGCGGCAATTGAGGCTACAGATAAGGTTGAGCGTGATCTCGTTTTTGCGGGGCTGATCAGCATGGCCGACCCTCCGCGACCGGAAGTTGCCACGGCTATTAAAACCACACAAACCGCTGGTATGCACGTCGTGATGGTCACCGGCGACCATAAGCTTACCGCAAGGGCGATCGCTGAACGAATTGGTCTTCTGGACAACAAGTATGTGCTTACCGGCGCTGAGCTTGGCGCAATGGACGTAAGTGCACTTGCCGCAACTATCGAAAATATCGCCGTGCTATCGCGCGTTAATCCGGAGGATAAGGTAAAAATTGTGCAGGCGTTTAAGCAGCGAGGAGACATCGTTGCTATGACCGGTGACGGCGTTAATGACGCGCCTGCCGTCAAAAAGGCCGACGTTGGAATTGCGATGGGTAAAGTTGGAACCGATGTCACAAAAGAGGCGTCCGATGTCATTCTCGCCGATGACAACTTCGCAACCATCGTGGCTGCTGTGCGGCAAGGACGTCTCACCTATGATAACCTGAAGAAGTTCATATTGTTTCTCCTCTCCTGCAATGCGAGTGAAGTGTTCACGGTCTTTATCGCGTTAATGATCGGATTACCGGTGCCGCTGTTGCCGGTGCAAATCCTCTTAACCAACCTCATTACCGATGGCTTCCCGGCGCTCGCGCTTGGGGTTGAACCGCCCGCCGGCGACCTCATGAGGCGCCAGCCACGCCGGATTGGCGAAGGCATTCTCTCTAGACCGCGCTTGGTTCGAGTCATTTGGCAAGGCTTTGTACTGACAATCGGCATCCTTGGCGCATTTGTCGGAGCGCTCATTGTTGAAGGCACGCCGCTTTTTTCGGGTGGAGGGATAGTGCAAACCAGCTCGCTTTCCACCGCCCAAACCGTGGCGTTTACAACCATGGTAGCAATTCAGCTTTTGCATTCACTAAACTACCGCACGGCGGCGACGACACTGTTCTCAAGAGAGGTATTTCTCAATCGCTACCTGCTCATTGCGATTGCGGGGTCGTTCGCACTACAACTCGTCATCATCTATGTGCCGTTTCTTCAATCACTCTTCAACACCCGGCCGCTCGGCGTCAATGAATGGCTCGTCGTTCTCGCCGCAATCCTGCCGGCAATGATCATCATCGATGTTACCAAGACCAGAAACAGCGTCGGTCGCTTCTAA
- the fbp gene encoding fructose-1,6-bisphosphate aldolase/phosphatase, whose protein sequence is MPGKITLSVIKADVGGYVGHSDVHPALLKRAEERLEAAKKEGLIIDYSRQKVGDDIALIMTHKHGMDNVDVHKFAWETFEACTEVAKELGQYGAGQDLLADAFSGNVKGMGPGCAEMEFEERKSEPVLVFLADKTEPGAWNFPIYKVFADPFNTIGLVIDPNMHDGFVFEVHDLVEETRIFFKLPEELYEMLVFIGAPSRYVVKNVFRKTDMEPAAATSTQKLYKLAGRYVGKDDPVMIIRCQSGLPAVGEALEPFSFPHAVAGWMRGSHHGPLMPVSVTQDTPTRFDGPPRVVGLGFQIAKGKLVGPRDMLGDVSYDNARRLALNVADYFRTHGPFEPHRLPLDEMEYTTMPQVMEKLASRFEKTTEAEVVE, encoded by the coding sequence ATGCCTGGAAAAATTACTCTGAGCGTCATTAAGGCTGATGTCGGCGGTTACGTTGGGCACAGTGACGTTCACCCGGCGCTTCTTAAGAGGGCCGAGGAAAGGCTCGAAGCAGCTAAAAAAGAGGGCCTTATCATCGATTACTCGCGCCAGAAGGTTGGCGATGACATCGCCCTTATCATGACGCACAAGCACGGCATGGACAATGTTGACGTCCACAAATTCGCATGGGAAACATTTGAGGCATGCACTGAGGTAGCAAAAGAACTGGGCCAGTATGGTGCAGGTCAAGACCTTTTAGCGGATGCGTTTTCCGGCAATGTCAAGGGTATGGGTCCTGGTTGTGCCGAGATGGAGTTTGAAGAGAGAAAGAGTGAACCGGTTCTTGTATTCTTAGCCGACAAAACCGAGCCAGGTGCATGGAACTTCCCAATTTATAAGGTATTCGCCGATCCGTTTAACACAATCGGCCTCGTTATCGACCCGAATATGCACGACGGATTTGTTTTTGAAGTGCACGACCTCGTCGAGGAAACACGCATCTTCTTCAAGCTTCCAGAAGAGCTTTACGAGATGCTGGTATTTATCGGCGCTCCGAGCCGCTATGTAGTTAAGAACGTCTTCCGTAAGACGGATATGGAGCCCGCAGCGGCGACATCGACCCAGAAACTTTACAAGCTTGCCGGCCGTTACGTTGGTAAAGATGATCCGGTCATGATCATTCGCTGCCAGAGCGGTCTGCCGGCCGTAGGCGAGGCGCTCGAGCCGTTCTCCTTCCCGCATGCGGTTGCCGGTTGGATGAGGGGAAGCCATCACGGCCCACTCATGCCGGTATCGGTAACGCAAGATACACCAACCCGCTTTGACGGCCCACCGCGCGTTGTCGGTCTTGGCTTCCAGATTGCAAAAGGCAAGCTCGTAGGGCCACGCGACATGCTCGGCGACGTCTCTTACGATAACGCCCGCAGGCTTGCACTTAATGTGGCCGATTACTTTCGCACACACGGTCCGTTTGAGCCGCATCGCCTGCCGCTCGATGAGATGGAATACACCACTATGCCGCAGGTTATGGAAAAACTCGCATCACGTTTTGAGAAAACGACCGAAGCAGAAGTGGTCGAGTAA
- a CDS encoding D-alanine--D-alanine ligase encodes MSKKVAVLMGGRSAEREISLLTGEQIYNALILKGYDTVKVELNERVGQTLLALKPAVVFIALHGRFGEDGTVQGMLEILDLPYTGSGVLASAIGINKAISKRIFESAGITTPRFSVISKQAYSLSTDMLTEAMREVGLPVVVKPVCEGSTIGMSIVDNEGELAGAIETAFLYDDEVVLEQFVTGTEITVGILGNEPQALPTLEVETTTGFYDYKTKYTAGLSKHIIPARIPEEQQQQAQEMAIKAHNAIGCRGFSRVDIIVGGDGTPYVLEINTIPGMTNLSLFPDAARAGGYEFPELVSYIVELALDGRA; translated from the coding sequence GTGAGTAAGAAAGTCGCGGTTTTAATGGGTGGGCGCTCGGCGGAGCGCGAGATCTCGCTCTTAACAGGCGAACAAATCTATAACGCCCTTATATTAAAGGGGTACGATACGGTAAAAGTTGAGCTCAATGAGCGTGTCGGGCAGACGCTACTTGCGTTGAAGCCCGCCGTCGTTTTTATAGCGCTGCACGGGCGCTTTGGCGAAGACGGCACAGTTCAAGGCATGCTTGAAATTCTCGACTTGCCATATACGGGCTCGGGCGTTTTGGCAAGCGCAATCGGCATCAATAAAGCGATATCCAAGCGCATTTTCGAATCCGCAGGTATTACGACGCCCCGCTTTTCCGTAATCTCGAAGCAAGCATATTCTTTAAGCACGGATATGCTAACCGAAGCTATGCGCGAAGTCGGCCTTCCGGTTGTCGTTAAACCCGTGTGTGAGGGCTCAACTATCGGTATGAGTATTGTCGACAACGAGGGCGAGCTTGCCGGGGCGATTGAAACTGCGTTTCTATATGATGATGAAGTCGTGTTGGAGCAATTCGTTACGGGGACCGAGATTACCGTCGGTATTCTAGGGAACGAGCCACAGGCGCTCCCGACGCTGGAAGTTGAGACGACAACCGGTTTTTATGACTATAAAACAAAATATACCGCCGGCTTAAGCAAACACATTATCCCGGCGCGTATCCCTGAAGAGCAGCAACAACAAGCGCAAGAAATGGCTATTAAAGCTCATAACGCGATCGGGTGCCGTGGGTTTTCCCGGGTTGATATCATTGTCGGCGGGGACGGGACGCCATACGTACTCGAGATAAACACAATCCCCGGCATGACGAACCTGAGCCTCTTTCCTGATGCGGCGCGTGCCGGCGGTTATGAATTCCCCGAGCTGGTCTCATATATCGTTGAGCTCGCGCTTGATGGCCGAGCCTAG
- a CDS encoding winged helix-turn-helix domain-containing protein — protein MLELLFRSRVTAKLVTYFVSQPSVEVYLREVSRAIDEPASAVQRELGRLEAFGLIRSRRHGNHKYFTLEQQFPILPELRRLYTKTDGAAEFLRERLEALDGVQLAFIYGEFAGPEHDRAESIDTVIIGTVARHEIDMIVPDVETTLGRKLQYIQYSPEEFRHLIEENDASLAAALNGEKIVLIANLAEKR, from the coding sequence ATGCTTGAACTACTGTTTCGGTCACGGGTTACCGCAAAACTGGTTACCTACTTCGTTAGCCAACCTTCAGTGGAAGTATATCTGAGGGAGGTAAGTCGCGCTATTGATGAGCCGGCAAGCGCGGTTCAGCGAGAATTGGGGCGGCTCGAGGCGTTTGGCTTAATTCGCTCCCGTCGTCACGGCAACCACAAGTACTTTACCCTCGAACAGCAATTTCCCATACTGCCTGAACTGCGGCGCCTCTACACCAAGACCGATGGGGCGGCCGAGTTTTTACGCGAGCGCCTGGAGGCACTCGATGGCGTACAACTTGCATTTATCTACGGTGAGTTTGCTGGCCCGGAACACGACAGGGCCGAAAGCATCGATACCGTAATCATTGGAACGGTAGCCCGCCACGAGATTGACATGATTGTGCCTGATGTTGAGACAACACTCGGGAGAAAACTCCAATACATCCAGTACTCCCCGGAAGAGTTCCGGCACCTTATCGAAGAAAATGACGCGTCACTTGCGGCGGCGCTAAATGGTGAGAAGATCGTTTTGATAGCAAATCTAGCGGAAAAACGATAA
- a CDS encoding HAD hydrolase family protein, whose translation MGLNLLEKLSMADYIEPWPVELIDFMAPETRVIYSDVDGTLLGPGGCLFKDERSVFTGSVAQAVLQCHLNSIDVVLVSGRNRHQLFSDARILGFTNWIAELGCQIVYSRGEVVLLNVGDFPITKSSVWHEIDRCGAPKLLLETFKGRLEYHLPWSEGRECTHLLRGRIDCGAANALLAGHGHGELKVIDNGLVHRRSSALAADIREVHAYHLLPKASSKSSAVRKDRETRDIPKDLTAAIGDSIADLELANEVGVLFLVRNAVIANPELLERIKDYPNVFITHEAMGLGWAEAIDFLIGRKSH comes from the coding sequence ATGGGATTGAATTTACTTGAGAAGCTTTCAATGGCTGACTATATCGAGCCGTGGCCGGTAGAGCTTATTGACTTTATGGCGCCGGAAACTCGGGTAATATACAGCGACGTCGACGGGACGCTGCTCGGGCCGGGTGGCTGTCTCTTTAAGGATGAGCGAAGTGTCTTTACCGGCTCCGTCGCCCAAGCAGTGCTGCAGTGTCATCTGAACAGTATCGACGTCGTGCTCGTCTCGGGGCGCAACCGCCACCAGCTTTTCTCCGATGCTCGAATTTTGGGCTTTACCAATTGGATCGCCGAGCTTGGCTGCCAGATCGTCTACAGCCGCGGCGAAGTCGTGCTCTTAAATGTAGGGGATTTTCCGATCACCAAGAGCTCGGTTTGGCATGAGATCGACCGGTGTGGCGCGCCTAAGCTTTTACTTGAAACCTTCAAAGGCCGCCTTGAATACCATCTACCTTGGTCGGAAGGACGCGAGTGCACACACCTGCTTCGCGGGCGCATCGATTGCGGTGCGGCGAACGCTCTTCTTGCCGGCCACGGGCACGGCGAGCTAAAAGTAATCGATAACGGCCTGGTCCACCGGCGCAGTTCTGCACTGGCCGCAGACATCCGGGAAGTTCATGCGTACCACCTGTTGCCTAAGGCCAGTAGTAAGTCATCGGCCGTGCGCAAAGACCGCGAAACCCGCGATATTCCAAAGGACCTCACGGCGGCCATCGGGGATTCTATCGCCGACCTCGAACTCGCCAATGAAGTCGGCGTGCTGTTTTTAGTGCGCAATGCGGTGATCGCCAACCCTGAGCTACTCGAGCGCATTAAGGATTATCCGAATGTTTTTATCACTCATGAGGCGATGGGGTTAGGTTGGGCTGAGGCGATAGACTTTCTCATCGGCCGGAAATCCCATTAG
- a CDS encoding ParB/RepB/Spo0J family partition protein: MQKRGLGRGLESLIPTITHEASAPLLLDDEQAGRLQDIPITKIVPNPNQPRKTFDEESFDELLSSVKEHGLIQPVVVRPVGTLYELIVGERRWRAAKAAGLETVPALIRETSDIEAIELAIIENVQRQDLNALEEAAAYYHLVEDFDFTQEEIAQRVGKKRSTVANMIRLLRLPDAVKQMIVEGTLQAGHARTVLSLSTEELQIKLAERVVAGGLTVRQTEALAKLWQNPEKERKATPTPMHYRIKARDLSKQLSAKVKVKLQGEKGRVEIHFKSEVDLQRILGILESEK, from the coding sequence GTGCAAAAAAGAGGACTGGGTAGAGGGCTCGAATCGCTGATACCAACCATAACGCACGAAGCAAGCGCCCCGCTGCTCCTCGACGACGAGCAAGCGGGCCGCCTTCAGGATATACCGATTACAAAAATCGTGCCCAACCCGAACCAGCCGCGCAAGACCTTCGACGAGGAGTCGTTTGATGAGCTTTTGTCTTCGGTTAAGGAGCACGGTTTAATCCAACCGGTTGTGGTTCGCCCGGTTGGGACGCTGTACGAACTTATTGTTGGTGAGCGTAGGTGGCGGGCAGCAAAAGCGGCCGGTCTCGAAACCGTACCGGCGCTTATACGGGAGACATCGGACATCGAAGCGATCGAGCTTGCGATAATCGAGAATGTCCAGCGGCAAGATCTCAACGCGCTCGAGGAAGCCGCCGCCTATTATCATCTGGTCGAAGACTTCGATTTTACACAAGAAGAAATCGCTCAGCGGGTGGGCAAAAAGCGCAGCACTGTTGCCAATATGATACGCCTCTTAAGGCTGCCGGATGCGGTTAAACAAATGATTGTTGAGGGTACGTTGCAAGCAGGGCATGCGCGAACCGTCCTGTCGCTTTCGACCGAAGAACTACAAATCAAGCTTGCAGAGCGCGTGGTCGCCGGGGGTTTAACGGTGCGGCAAACCGAAGCGCTGGCAAAGTTGTGGCAAAATCCCGAGAAGGAACGCAAAGCAACACCGACCCCTATGCACTATCGCATCAAAGCAAGAGATCTATCGAAGCAACTCTCCGCCAAGGTTAAAGTGAAACTGCAAGGCGAGAAGGGGCGCGTGGAGATCCACTTTAAGTCGGAAGTTGATCTGCAACGTATCCTGGGAATATTAGAATCCGAGAAGTAG
- a CDS encoding YtxH domain-containing protein, with protein sequence MEDKRFGAAEFSLGLLLGLAAGAIIGLLLTPLTGAQVRGQIAHRATGIRATVIELIDQARACIDQAAIQVEKVVGLQERNLRKQLDEIKSQLEEYHLSEA encoded by the coding sequence ATGGAAGATAAACGTTTTGGCGCTGCTGAATTTAGTTTAGGCTTACTCCTGGGCTTGGCGGCGGGCGCTATAATAGGGCTCTTATTAACACCCCTTACAGGTGCTCAGGTGAGAGGCCAGATTGCACATAGAGCGACAGGTATTCGAGCGACAGTTATCGAGCTAATCGATCAAGCCCGGGCCTGCATCGATCAAGCGGCCATCCAAGTAGAAAAAGTCGTAGGTTTGCAAGAGCGCAATTTACGCAAGCAACTCGATGAGATTAAATCCCAGCTCGAGGAGTACCACTTAAGCGAAGCATAG